CCTCGTGCTGTTCCCCCTGCAGCAGGGCTGTGCGGAGCCCTGCCGGGTCCCTAACCCGCAGCACAGCCGCTGCACTTGCCGTTCTGGCCAGTGACAGGCGAGCAGAGGGTGCGGGAGCCCCCGCTGCTGCCTGGCCAATGGGATGTGGACAGAGAAGCAAAGGACCCCTGCTCTCCCAGCTGCCCCTCCCCAGAGCACCGGCCCCAGCTGAATGCACCTCTTCAGCCATCACCTGCCAGGGCCCCAGTTCAGGGACAGGAGTCTGAGTCCAGACGAGCTGGGCTGTAGATGGGCATCTTGGGAGCAGGGAAGGCTGGAGAAGCGGGTAGGGTTCCAGAGCCCACGGGGTTATTGCTGAGAAGATATGCAAGGGGCACGTTCCCCAGGGGCGGAGTAAGGTGGGGCAGATGGGCACCAGGGAAGGGGTGTAGCTGCCCGAGGGCAAAGCGGGCTCATCAGCTCCTTGCTGGGAACTTCCCACTGCCAAGAGACCTCAGAACAGACTTGGTCCAGGGACAAATATGGAAGCAAGGTTCTTATAAAAGGAGTGAAGACGGGCCATGTAGAAGGATCACAAAGGTGATGTAAACCTTCCCAAGTCCCAAGCCAATCGGAGACTCCGCCCGTGCCCAGCCCCTCCATCCACCCCTAAATCAAGAGAAGGAACTGGTCTCTTAGGGACAAAGCAGACTCCCAGGAGTGGAAGGTGATGGGGCCATGGAGAGCAGAGACGAGCTGACAGCCACATGGCTCAGCTCCTGCCCAGGAAAGTGGGGCCAGGTTCACTAAGATACAATGTCATCCACGAACAAGCAGCCACGAAGACCACAGtcatcagacacacacacacacccagacacacGTCACAGGAGGGGGACGAGACCACAGGCTGCAGGGAGGCAGGGGTTGCATCATTAAGTTGAGGACAGGTGTCGAGGGGTTGGGGAGCGGGTGGGGGACACACAAGTTCTTGGCTTCTCCCGGGGAAAGATCTGTTGCTGAAGTGGCCGTTTTTCTTAAGCATCAGCATTTGCATCTAAAGGTTCAAGCAGCTGCCTTCAGGTTCTGTAGGTTGAAGTGAGagagaatttaaattaaaacGAAACTCTGGCTTCCTTTCAAAACTCTTTACCTGCTCGTCCCCCAGCCATTAATTAGGACAGACCCTCTGCCCACGGAAACTCCCAAGATGAGACCCACTCTAAGTGCCTGGTTCTCAGTAAATCAAGGAGGACGAGCCTGAGAAGCAGGGCCAGGAGATGAAGGTGGAGGAGGGCGTGGAGCTCAGGAGAGGGGCTCTCTCAGGGGGGTGGAACCTGGTAGATGTGGAAAGGAAATTGTTAAACCCGGAGTTTCTATCTCAGGACACCTCCAAGAATTGCTCACAGTTCTGAGACTCAGGAAAACAGGGTTTCCGAGGAAGttctagttaaaaaaataaaaataataattaaaaaaaagacaactgctGGCTGAAGGCTCTCTCCCTGGAGCCTTCCCACACTGCTCCCCAGATTCCGAGCTGCCAGCTGCCATGACATAGACGGAACACCGAGCTGCAGCTGGGATGCCTGCCTCCTGGATTGGATCTATGGCCACGTCAAACTGAGGCATCTTTAACCTTCCCGAGGCCCAGCTAGAAGACAGGAGGTAATGAGCCCCGCTCTGCTCACCCTTAGGAGAATTCAAATGCTCCACAAGTACCCTGTGTTATTACCACGATGGTAAAAGCTGGTGTATCAGGCATTTTACATCCAGAAATCTCCTTTAACTTACGATTTAGGATAAAGTATATCCCTTATTTGTgtggaaaaaaaggcagaagtgaGCTGATGGAAGACTGATCCCCGCCACGCCCCAGTATATTCCAGGGTATGTCATAAAGGGAGACGGGCAGGAGCAGAGGGGTGTAGTGAAATGCAGCACTCAACTACAAAGCCCTGAGCTCGAGTTCCAGCCGGTTACTTACTATATGTATGGCTACTCTCtctgacctcagtttcttcatctataaaatggggctaaacCCTACCTGTCCTTCTTACATCTTGTGGCAGGCTTGAGTGAGTTTGTGTTTGTGGCAgcattttgaaaactgtaaagcattTATTACTTTTCCTGCATTACTGTTGATATAATGAACAATGGAAACGGATACTAAATAGAACTAAAAACAGTGCCCCTAAACGGCAAGAACTGATAATGCCggtaatgggggggggggggtcatatACTATTCTCCCGACTTTTACGTAGGGttggaaagtttaaaaataaaatgctaactTTAAAAAGTGGCCTGAAGGTACTCTCTGAATCATCACTGAAAGCCATTGTCTTTATGCTACTTTGATATTAGGAGTATTTCACTGACTCTAATTCTCTCCCAAGTCCTGCCCACGTGGTAGCTAGGATGGCACCCTATCAACTTGACCGCTGGGTTGGTATGGAAGCTCTATTTCCCAACTGCTCATTCTGCGTGTGTGTGGTACACCTGGGAGGTTTCAATCCGTCCGTCTCATCACCCTTCAGACACGAGCCTCCTGATAAATATGAGCCTCCAGCTCATAATAAAAGCTGGGCGCGTTGCAAAAGCTAGCCCAATTCTTCCCTGATGACTCCTCGGCCGGACTTCAGTCAGAACAGTGATGGTGACAGGAAGACGCAGGCAGACAGCATCTTACCTTTGTGCCTGAGGGCTGCACTTCAGTTCTCTGCTTTCTGGGGCTCCGTTGCTGGAAAGAGAACCAGAATGGAGGCTAGTGCATGAACCCCTCACCCCAGCGGGCCACCCCCTGCCACAGCCGTGACTGTGCCTGTCTCTGGGGGAGCCTGACCCGCACAGCAAAGGTGACTCATGTGGATtttgagtcagacagacctggggcAGATCCTTGTCCTGTTATTCGCTTGTTAGAGAACCTGGCACGTCCCTTAACTTTTCTGAGTCCCTTGGTTGTAAAACGTAGAGAGTGACGCCTACCTCATGGGGCTGTGCGCCCATTACATGAGAAGCGAAGCACTTTGTATCATGCCAAACACTAAGCAGATTCCCTGTACATAGCAGCCGTCAGGAGCAGCAGCCTGTTGGTGGAGGTGAGGGAGCGATGCAGAGCAGAGGCCCCGGGGACCCCCCACTCTGGCACTATGGAAGCACGTCTGACCGGCCAGCGCTCAAGAGACGACAGCACCTGGCAACCGTCCCCGACCTTCAAGCTGTAGGAGAACCCTTGCCCATTCCCTCCATCCCACCTGGGAGGATGGTCCTGACACTTACCATTTGCAGTGACGAGGTTCTCCACCTGGGCCTCCTCGTCCCCTGGAGCCCTGCAAGAGGATGAAATGCAAGCCCGTCAGAGGTCTCCAGGGCAAACCCAGAGAGCATCGCCACTCACCTTGCTGGGGCAGGGCCCTGGGATCCGTCTCCTCCAAGTCATGGTGGATCATTCTCCACCATGGGACTCATGGGGCGGGGGAGGCCAGGGCCAAAGGGGATGTAGTCAGGGGAACTTACAGGCACCCTTCAATGTCGGCCCCTGAGAGAGCTAAGTACTGGGAAGAGGTGGCCTAGGGCTGCATGGGGTCTTGGGCTGTGTCCTGCCACAGACTTTGGACTCCTGAGGTCCAGCGCTGCCCTGGGTTACCATGGTGGGCTAATGGGCTGTGCCCTTAGGTGGAGGTAGAGGGTGGGCGAAAGGAAGCCCAAGATTCCACAAAGCTCAAAGAACCTCATGAGCAGGTGACCACAGGGCAGTGTCACAAGTCCTGAAGAGAGGAGACAGATCTCAAGAGAGGCCCGGAGGCcctcagcttcccctcccccgAGCCCAACTCAAGGGCCTCCAGACAAAGATCCAGCatcttctcccccttcccccaccccacacataCATCAGAAAAAAGAAGGACGGGCTAACCCTTGATGTTTTGACCTCTCCTTTGCCCCAAAGACTGCCTGACAATCCTCAAAACTTCCACCTCTACCCCAACACACACAGCCTCTTTCTGAGACAAGAATCCAAAAGCACACTCATTTGGGGTCACACACCACAggcccctccctgtcccctcttAGCGTCATCACCCCAGATGTCCACAGCCATGGCATCCTTACCGCGGCTTCTGGTTAAAACTGCACTTGCATCTGCGACCTGAAAGGCAAAGAAACTATCCAAGGTCAATGTCCTGGCTTAGCCACAGCAGGGCTGCCCAGTGAGTCTGTGGGACTGTGTGAACAGAAGCCCCGACTCCTGGGCACTGCACGGTTTGCACAGCTGCATGCGGCGATCCCTGGTTGGAGCAGGGCTCTTCGGAGGCCAAGGTTCAACTGTCAGCAGCTTGGATGGCTACAGCACCACTGTCTGCTTGACCATGTAAACGCAGACAGCTCCATGCAGCCCAGGCTCACGACGGGAAACGCACGCAGGGGCACACCCCTCGGAGCACTCTAAGGACAGCCCCTGTCTCCTCTCCTGTGACTCCCCCACTCGAGCCCTGATGGTTACAGCACGGGGACAGCCACCTCCGCCCCTTCGTATCTGTGCTTGTTTTCATCGAGCACTTATGTTGTTCATTCTTCACTGtttcactgagcacctattatgtgcccaGCAGTGGACTAGGCCCTGGAGATAACTAGGAAGACAGACAGGCTCCTTCCCTCTCCAGGAAAGAGAACTGCCAGTCTCTTACACTGTTGCCACTCACTTCACAGCTGCAAACATTGCCCTTAGAGTgaacaaaggaacaaacaaacTCACTTAGGATAAGCAGGATCCCCACCGAGAAGAGGACCACAGCAAACACCAATCCCCCGATCCTCAGGGTCTGGTAGTCTGCCAAAGGAACAAGAGTGAGAGACAGAAGAGGGGAAGGGCCAGGGAGAGCGTGTCCATCCCACCCCCCCAGATGGGGCtgtgcctccccctccccacccagggtcGCCATCCCTGCTCACCATAATGAAAAgggtccttttctttctcctgctcAGCTGCTAGAAAAACAAACAGGTGTGGTCAAGGGGGAGACAGCTACACATCCTGATTCCCAAATATCCTACCTTGTCTCACAGGTCTCACTCCCCACAAAGGAATTCCTGGGAAACAGGGCCCATGAAGCAGAGATGCCCAGAGAAGCACGGAAGGGTGAGCCTGCCTGCCAGGGCCAGCCTAGAAGCCAAAGGCAGGTGCAGCTCAGAGCACCAATCAGAGTCTGCATTCACAGCATCCACATTTATTGCTCCTTTTTATCTTACATCATCATCAAAAGGCAGGGTCTATTTTCCTCTTGTTATAGGTGGGGAAACTAAGACCACGGAAGGACACATGACTTGCACAATCTAGAGACTGATGTACAAGTCTGACTCCTAAAGTTCAGGTTAAAAGTCTACAGGGACCTGGTGGGCTTGAGGGCTGGAGCCCATGGGGAAAGGTGGGCAGGCTGGAATAAGGGGCTGTGTTAGCTGCTGCCTTCCAGGACTTTCTTTGCTGACTAAAGGTGGGACAGCTGGTCAGACATGTAGAATCTGAGAGCCCCCCAACCCTAGTGTCCCAAAGGGCCTGGACCTTCCACCAGAAAGGGGTACTTACCATTGGCCAGGACCGCCGGGGCCAGCAGGCCACACAGGAAGAGCAGCACCACCTCCATGGCGTCTGAGAACGGAGGGAGGAAAATGACTCTCTGAGCAGGAGACTCCCCACTCTAACCCTCAGCCCGGCGGGGGCCCCAATCGGATTCCCACCCCGACTCTGAGCTCTCTCCACACGGTGTGAGGTCAGACAACAAAGCCAAAGCAGCTGACATTTATAGACTCCTTATGGCGTGCTCTGCACGCCTGAGTTCAATTACAACAGAATCAGTTCAACTAGCAGGCACTGTGACTaacccattttgcaggtgaagagCCTGAGGTTAAGGGGGTGAAAGGACACTCATGGTAGTGAGTGAGCAGCACAGGCTGGATCCCAACGCAGCTCAGGAACGCCTCTGCCCGGCTGCCTCTCTGGTGCCAAAGTCATAAAACCCCAAGGGCTTGGGAGATCACGTCACCTGTGTCCTCCCTGGGCCACCTAGAGACGTGGCCATCTCTAGCTCATTAAGATGTCTGGGACTTTCTGGCCTGGTTCCCTACAACCGAGACCCACTGGCGGAAGTTCTTCTTTCTATCAGATGAAATGGGGCAGGTGAgccaggggttggggaggaaGGCCTGCTGTTTCCTGGACTCTTTAGAGTAAACCCTGAAATGCTGACAGCTCTCCATCAAGGTACCCCTCACACTCTCACCTCCAAAGTGCCCAGGTCAACTCTTCCTATAGACTTTAGTTCATAATCCTCCAGATAGGGGGTTTGATTAAACAAAGGGGGCACGGAGACGTGTTCTCTGAGCATCAGCGCCCTGGCCTCTCCTTCCCCAGAAAGGGCCTGAGACTTCTGCTCATGAGCTCAAGCCCCTGGCCTCTGGGGTCAGTGGCCCCTGGAtggaggcagagggcagggccGGTTGGTCCCTCCCAGGGATGGATTTCGGTGCAGTTACACACACCTCATTCCTGGGCTTAATTAAAGGAGTGTGGTAAAGAGCCAGAGAGGAAAGGGGAATGAAACCCGAAACACGAAAGCCCAAGTCTGCTTGCTCTTTCTTTAGTGGGGTGAGGCTGGCAGCGGCCTAACCCCCTGCACACTGCCTAGGGGCCAGGACCATGCTTGCTCTGTCGGTTCACGCCCTATTCCGTTCCGGCcccacagccagcagcccccagcTGCCCTTCACCTCCCAGCCAGCAGAGGTCAGAACAGCTCCATCCAGAGTCAGGCCAAGGCACAGACCCAGAACTCTGGACTCCCAACTCAAGGAGCATTTCTCATCAGGCAGTGAGTTGCCTTGAATGCTActtcatttaatatttgtatttcttttaagttttGTAGTCCATTTCTTTTAAGTTTCGTAGTACATTTTATATGTACAAAAAtatatgtgggcttccctggtggcacagtggttgggggtctgcctgccaatgcaggggacacgggttcgagctctggtctgggaagatcccacatgccgtggagcaactgggcccgtgagccacaactgctgagcctgcgcgtctggagcctgtgctccgcaacaagagaggccgcgacagtgagaggcccgcgcaccgcgatgaagagtggcccccgctcgccacaactagggaaagcccagcacagccaaagataggtaaataaataaataaataaaattttaaaaatatatatatatatatgtaatacacaTGTAATGAAACATAAAGGAAACACCCATTAAGTAACTTAAGAACTAGAACTTTATACGTACTGCTACATTTACTTCTATTTTCCTCCAACCCATCCCTCCGCCTTACTCCCAGAAGTAAACAGTAccctgaatatatatttttaatcagtcCCTTGCTCTTcttcaaaaaagttttttttaattaagataccattcacataccatgaaattcatccttttaaaatgtatgattcaatgatttttagtatattcacaaaactATGCAACCATCAGCACTAAGAAAcatttcatcatctcaaaaagaAAGCCGGTACCCACTGGCAGtcatttcccattttttctttctcccagtccctgacaaccactaatctactttctgtcactatggatttgcctattctggacattccaTATAAAAGTATCATAAAATACATGTCCTTTTGCATTGTTtttctcacttagcataaggtttccaaggttcatccatactgtagcatgtatcagtactttttttttttttttgcggtacgcgggcctctcactgttgtggcctccatAGATGCTCACATTCAAGTTAACCCccccacatacatacacactgaaTTCCTAGACGGGGTTATACGATCCCGGGTTCTGCAAGGGATAAACAGGTGAACAGGACAGGGCGGCAAGGTTTGAAAGCAGAGGGCTCTGGTGTAtcagcaactacagaaagcccacgtgcagcaacgaagacccaatgcagccaaaaataaattaaaaaaaaaaatagtggccgCCTTTAGTGGCTTCCTCAGAAGGATTCTGAATGAAGTGGGGCAGGAGAGAGGGCCTTCATCCATTAGTAATGTCTACATAGGGAGGGGGCCGTGACAGCCATCTGCAAAGTATTTGCCATTCCTAGAGTAAGATACCTTCCAAAACAGTGAATAATCGGGTTGTGTAAAGCATGAGGGTGTGGGTAGTGAGAATTCTGATAAGACAGTTGGGAGACAGCCTCTAGAGGATCTTGAATGCCAGGCTAAAGAGTAAAGACCTGTCTTTGTATTCTAAAGAAAACATTCCTGATCAAGTTACAGTGAGCTGAAAGAAATACTGTTACAGATTTGAAAAGGGACCAATTTCGCTCTGTCAAGCTGCTGCCCAGGCCTGGACTATACCAGCCACACCTCAGCACAAGCTTCCTCAGGGTGCCTCTTGGCCCCCCcacacccattttttaaaatcccgcTGGTACCCCTGGCACTGCCCCCGAGTCGAGTGGCCAAGTACACATACAGAGCCTCTGACGGGACACAAAACGCCTTTCTCTCACTGATGCACCAAGGgactctctctctgccttccctccctcccacacagcTGCCCCTCTGTGTCCTACACCCTCCCAGTTCCCACACATTCCTTTATCCCAGCAAGGAAGCTGGGCTGCCTGGGGCTGgctagggggagggggagattaAGAGGTGGTAGAAGTGGTACATCTCATTTCCAGGCCACAGAGTTTAAGAAGTAgatggaagaaaggagggagggatctTTGGAAGACggaaaagcaaggcagaattgggtggagctgggagaGGGCATTCGGGAATATTACCTTAGCTTCCTGTGCATGTGAGGTCATGGACCCCCTACCTGGGGGTGCCTGAGGACCTGGCTCACTGGGATGGGACTCTGGCGAAATCATCACTGTTAGATGGGGAGTCTTGAACTCTAGATCATTCAGATCATCCTCCCCAAAAATGGGACCAGTCGCATTTTGCTTCCTCAGTAGCATCTCCTGAGAAAGAATTgattttccattcatttttctcctcctttctatGCTCTCATTTATCTCTACATTGGTAAACAGCTGACAATTTGGGCGGCAATAGCACATCCATGTTAATTTTCCTCCCTGATCTTTCTGCTGTCTGCACACTTGCTTTTCTGCATGTGCAGGAGAAAGCAATCAGAAGAGTTTCTCCGGTGATTATCTTTCCATACTGAGTCACATAATTTCACATAATTGCTGGGTAAAAGCTGCTCAGAAAGAGAAGCCACTAGTTGATGATATAGCATCATGCTATGTTATTTTTGATTACATGCAGCAGTGAGGTAGATCAGAATACCCAGTtctattgtgaaaataactcagAAATGACCTCCCTTTAAAATGCATAGGCTCCAAATTACAGTGGAACATCATTATCTCATCCTCATCTCTGTCTCACTCAGCCCCCAAGGCCTCACCTCCCATCCCTTCCATCCCACCTGCTTGCCTTTCTTTGGGTTCAGCCCATCAAAAACATGCCCAGGGGTATCATCAAGGCCTGGGTACTAGCAGGATCCCCAAAGAAAGATGAGGCCCCCCTCCAGACAGGACATGCCAGAAGGGATCCTTTTATGGGGTCACAGAATGCCTGAGCCCCAGTGTTTAGGCTAACAGGTTACCCCAGACACGTTATTGTATGATTTAGCCTATGAGGTATCCAAACCTTTGCAACAAAGAAGCTGGTTAAAAGAAAATTCCACTGTATATAAATAGGATATAACCAAGATCTGAGGTTTACCAAACGGAGTTAGAATCACAGAATGCCAGTGAGTTAGAATGACTGAGATGAAAGCTCTTACTTTTTATTTGAGGAGACTGGGGCCCCAAGAGGAGTGATGCAGCCAATTCATCCAGCTAGTCAGGGGCAGAGCCGGGCCCAGAACCCACGCCTCCAGCCCCTGCCTACTGCTCTGGTCTGCTGGCATTGGGCAGTGGGCAGGCCAGGGCTGGAGGAGAGAAGCACAATGAGGGCAGCAGGGAAGGCTGAGCAATGCCTGAGAGTCCTCGGGCAGCCCAGCCGGAGCCAGGAAAGAAGACACGGCACCTCTAGGAATGCGGGTGACGAGGGCAGTGAGGCGGTGAGAAGAGTACTGCCAGCCTCCTGGGCTCTCCACGAGAACACCATCTttggagaattccctggcggtccggtggtgaggactccacgcttccactgcagggggcacggattcgattcctgatcggggaactaagatcctgcatgccacgtggcacggccaaaaaaaacaaccaaaaaaaaaagaccaccttTGGTTGGTCAGATGTCGGGGGGCAGTGCTGGCTTCAGGCAAGGCGAGTAATGGAACCACGTCCAGAAAGGGGCCTTCAGAAGGCTTGGAGCCCAACGCCTCACCCTCTCAACAGAGGGCAAAGAGATGGTCAGAATAGTCCTTTCTGATTAtcctggctgtgctgtgtgggtGAGTTTGGTGCAGGTAGGTATCAACGTAGCGTGGATCTGAATGGTCTAAGACCAGGCTAAGGACTGAAAACAGAAAAGGCCCAGGACCAAAAATTATCAGACAAACTGGTCTGATTTATGGGCAAAGAGGTAGATTCTTTATATTCCTAAGACATTAGTAAGTCTTACTGTTTGGGAGGAAAATAGAGGGCAGGGAGTCTGATCTATTTGTGTTCAGATCTTTTTGGAGACAGGGGCCTGGCTGTGGCAGCCCTTTCAGGCCTCTTTAGCCTCGGATTCTATGAAAGGGCCGCGGGTGCCCACCATGAATGGCACTCTCGGTCTTTATCACACGTGCTCAGGAATGAGGCTCGCGGGAGCGGTCAGCACAAACAGATGAGGCCCACCCCCTGCGCTGGCTTTGGGATGCGCTGTGCTCTTATGAGAACATCAGTGTCCTGATGCCTCCAGGCTGGACAGGCTGGAATGTTCCCCTTGATCTTCTCTGGCAACCCCTCAGCGCCCTGCTCCCCATCCCTGCTGGGCAGCCAGGCATCCTCGGCACTCAAGCAAACCATTGCCTCCACTCACATGCAGCTGCCCTTTTCCTCTCTAAACGGCTCATCCCCTTTTGCTTCCCAACTTAGATGCTTTGGCTCAAAGTTCTCTTGGGGTTTTAtgtacagaagaaaaagaaagcaaagaacaaAAGGACAGTCCTCACCTACTTGACTGCTCTGTCTGGAAGCGCTCCAGAGGGCTTTTCGGGGTCCTTCCTGGCTGAGCCCAGCACTCCACTCCACCTTCTCTGCACCAGGCTGCTTTCAGGATGGCAAGTATTTGCCCCTCACCTCGTGACCCATGTGACCAGTGGCCTGGAACAGAGGTAGGGACTGCACCATGGCCCCAAACCCCCACTGTGTGCCCTACACTCTCTGACCTCGAAGCAAACAGTGACCCAAAGCCATGACCAAGTTTCATcatctgtttttgtaaaatgCAAGGTGATTCTTCTCCATCTTGGCTCCTTCTGGAAGGCTCAAAATTCCCTTTCCTCATAATAGCTGCAAGAAACAGCTGCAGCCTACTGGCCTGTAAAAGCCCCCGTGCAATGCTGCCCCCCAGGCCAGTGTGCCTGAGACCCCAGGTCCATCTGCATGAAGCAGGACCCTGGAGCCAATGGCTGGAGGACATGAACCTCAGGGATGTTCAGGGCTGGAGCTCCTGCAGCTACACAAGcccagccccactcacaccgcATACTTCCGGGGAGCAGCAGCCTGCACCGCAGTGTGAAAGGGAAGGTGGAGCCAAGACGGGTGAGTCGACCAGCAATGAGCTTGGCAGTGGGAATAAGCAAGGTGGCGGTGGGAGTTCGGGGGTGGGGACAGAGCTCTGCAGGCGGCACTGGAATCATTCTGTGGACACTATAGAAGGAAATGGTTGGAAGTGAAAACTCTGGGATGGGAAGCCCGTATTTGAAGCCTAGCTTGGGGCCTGGATTGGATAtaagaaatgataataataatcacGATAAACAGCATACAGGTCAGGTGCTATTTTTACTAATTTAAATGTtc
This region of Mesoplodon densirostris isolate mMesDen1 chromosome 7, mMesDen1 primary haplotype, whole genome shotgun sequence genomic DNA includes:
- the FXYD6 gene encoding FXYD domain-containing ion transport regulator 6 isoform X2 — encoded protein: MEVVLLFLCGLLAPAVLANAAEQEKEKDPFHYDYQTLRIGGLVFAVVLFSVGILLILSRRCKCSFNQKPRAPGDEEAQVENLVTANATEPQKAEN
- the FXYD6 gene encoding FXYD domain-containing ion transport regulator 6 isoform X1, with translation MEVVLLFLCGLLAPAVLANAEQEKEKDPFHYDYQTLRIGGLVFAVVLFSVGILLILSRRCKCSFNQKPRAPGDEEAQVENLVTANATEPQKAEN